The following proteins are co-located in the Bacillus pumilus genome:
- the aroB gene encoding 3-dehydroquinate synthase yields the protein MKTLEVKTSSATYPVYIGDGIKRNIVDLMTSTGHSFTKLMIITDSAVDAIYGDEMVRLLEQKWSVQKVVVPNGEQSKSFVQFEHIHTKAIQFQLDRSSCIIALGGGVIGDLAGFAAATYMRGIDFIQVPTTLLAHDSAVGGKTGINHPLGKNLIGAFHQPKAVIYDTSMLETLSQIELRSGFAEVIKHALISSEDFLSELMSIRSLTELSKGELAHMLYQGIQVKASIVQEDEKEQGVRAYLNLGHTLGHAIEAEYGYGAITHGDAIAIGMQFALYVSEKQLGLRLHRKELKMWMNELGFPVQVTQDISTKTFVDRMIGDKKARGGSVQFVLLKQVGDATLHSFTKDELYHWLEEWKREEGCL from the coding sequence ATGAAAACACTGGAAGTGAAGACGTCTTCAGCCACTTATCCTGTATATATCGGTGATGGGATTAAACGCAATATCGTAGACTTGATGACTTCCACTGGGCATTCCTTTACCAAGCTCATGATCATCACAGATTCAGCCGTTGATGCTATTTACGGTGATGAAATGGTGCGATTACTTGAACAGAAGTGGTCTGTACAAAAAGTGGTGGTTCCAAACGGAGAACAATCGAAATCTTTTGTGCAGTTTGAGCATATTCATACGAAAGCCATTCAATTTCAGCTCGATCGCTCCTCGTGCATCATTGCGCTGGGAGGAGGCGTAATTGGGGATTTGGCTGGCTTTGCTGCTGCCACTTATATGAGAGGCATTGATTTTATTCAAGTTCCGACGACCCTGCTGGCACATGACAGTGCAGTCGGCGGGAAAACAGGGATCAATCATCCGCTTGGTAAAAATTTAATAGGTGCGTTTCATCAGCCGAAAGCTGTGATCTATGATACGAGTATGCTTGAGACACTTTCTCAAATTGAGCTGAGATCGGGCTTCGCTGAGGTCATCAAACATGCGCTGATTTCAAGTGAAGACTTTTTATCAGAACTGATGTCCATTCGTTCTTTGACCGAATTATCAAAGGGCGAGCTGGCACATATGCTGTATCAAGGGATCCAAGTCAAAGCATCGATTGTTCAAGAAGACGAAAAAGAACAAGGCGTGCGCGCATATTTGAATTTAGGCCATACACTTGGGCATGCCATTGAAGCGGAGTATGGATACGGAGCCATCACTCACGGAGATGCAATTGCGATTGGCATGCAGTTTGCTTTATATGTGAGCGAAAAGCAACTAGGACTCCGCCTTCATCGTAAGGAACTAAAAATGTGGATGAACGAACTGGGATTCCCAGTACAAGTCACGCAAGATATTTCAACGAAAACATTTGTTGATCGCATGATTGGTGATAAAAAGGCAAGAGGGGGCAGTGTTCAATTTGTTTTATTAAAACAGGTTGGAGACGCTACCCTGCATTCTTTCACAAAAGATGAGCTGTATCATTGGCTCGAAGAATGGAAACGGGAGGAGGGGTGTCTATGA
- the aroC gene encoding chorismate synthase — protein MRYLTAGESHGPQLTTIIEGVPAGLYIEQDDINYELARRQKGHGRGRRMQIEKDQAKVLSGVRHGKTLGSPITLVVENNDWKHWTKVMGAEPITEEEESEMKRQISRPRPGHADLNGAIKYGHRDMRNVLERSSARETTVRVAAGAVAKQILAHLGIKIAGHVLEIGGVKAADTAYESIEDLQKVTEESPVRCYDSEAGQKMMDAIDEAKKNGDSIGGIVEVIVEGMPVGVGSYVHYDRKLDSKLAGAVLSINAFKGVEFGIGFEAASKNGSEVHDEIIWDEEKGYTRKTNRLGGLEGGMSTGMPIVVRGVMKPIPTLYKPLQSVDIETKEPFSASIERSDSCAVPAASVVAEAVVAWEIANAVVEQFGLDQIDRIKENVEKMRQLQREF, from the coding sequence ATGAGGTACTTAACAGCAGGTGAATCACATGGTCCACAACTGACCACAATTATTGAAGGAGTTCCAGCGGGACTTTACATAGAGCAGGATGATATCAATTATGAACTGGCTAGAAGACAGAAAGGTCATGGCCGCGGAAGAAGAATGCAAATCGAAAAAGATCAAGCAAAAGTGTTAAGTGGTGTTCGCCACGGGAAAACATTAGGTTCTCCTATTACACTTGTTGTTGAAAATAATGACTGGAAACACTGGACAAAGGTGATGGGGGCAGAGCCGATCACTGAGGAAGAAGAGAGTGAAATGAAGCGTCAAATCTCCCGTCCAAGACCAGGACATGCGGATTTAAATGGTGCGATTAAATATGGTCACCGTGATATGCGAAACGTATTAGAGCGTTCATCAGCCCGCGAGACTACAGTTCGCGTGGCAGCAGGAGCAGTAGCCAAACAAATCTTAGCTCATCTAGGGATCAAGATAGCTGGTCACGTCCTTGAAATTGGCGGAGTGAAAGCAGCTGATACTGCATATGAGTCTATTGAAGATTTGCAAAAGGTAACAGAAGAATCACCAGTTCGTTGTTATGACAGTGAAGCAGGTCAAAAAATGATGGATGCCATCGATGAAGCTAAGAAAAATGGCGATTCGATTGGCGGCATTGTCGAAGTGATTGTTGAAGGTATGCCAGTTGGAGTTGGCAGCTATGTTCATTATGACCGCAAATTGGACAGCAAGCTCGCGGGCGCTGTCCTTAGCATCAACGCTTTTAAAGGGGTTGAATTCGGTATTGGCTTCGAGGCGGCTTCTAAAAATGGCAGTGAGGTCCATGATGAAATCATCTGGGATGAAGAAAAAGGCTATACGAGAAAAACAAATCGCTTAGGTGGTCTTGAAGGCGGAATGTCAACTGGCATGCCGATTGTCGTTAGAGGGGTCATGAAGCCAATCCCAACTCTTTATAAGCCGCTTCAAAGCGTTGATATTGAAACGAAAGAGCCTTTCTCTGCAAGTATTGAGCGTTCTGATAGCTGTGCTGTTCCTGCCGCAAGTGTTGTCGCAGAAGCAGTCGTGGCATGGGAAATTGCCAATGCAGTCGTTGAGCAGTTTGGTCTTGACCAAATAGATCGCATTAAAGAAAATGTTGAAAAAATGCGCCAGCTTCAGAGGGAGTTTTAA
- a CDS encoding CheR family methyltransferase, whose amino-acid sequence MDQYQVFVGKWKKLTGVDLNLYKEAQMKRRLTSLYDKKGYKDFETFAAALEKDRVLLDETMDRMTINVSEFYRNYQRWEVLEQKILPLLLKNSGNVKIWSAACSTGEEPYTLSMLLSSHPLVKDFQIIATDIDDKVLQSAQKGRYHERSLQEVPDQIKQKYFTKEDSSFYTVKDEIRKHIQFKKHNLLADPYEKQLDLIVCRNVLIYFTEEAKEEIYLKMSNSLKQNGVLFVGSTEQIFHPEKFGLTSADTFFYQKKGI is encoded by the coding sequence ATGGATCAATATCAAGTATTTGTTGGAAAATGGAAAAAACTAACCGGGGTTGATCTGAATCTCTATAAAGAAGCACAAATGAAACGAAGATTAACATCACTTTATGATAAAAAAGGATATAAAGATTTTGAAACATTCGCGGCTGCTCTTGAAAAGGATAGAGTGCTGTTAGATGAAACAATGGACAGAATGACCATTAATGTGTCAGAATTTTACCGAAACTATCAGCGCTGGGAAGTACTTGAGCAAAAAATTCTTCCGCTGCTTTTAAAAAATAGTGGAAACGTAAAGATATGGAGTGCAGCATGCTCGACAGGAGAAGAACCGTATACCCTTTCGATGCTGCTGTCAAGTCATCCTCTTGTGAAGGACTTCCAAATTATTGCAACTGATATTGATGATAAAGTCCTGCAATCAGCACAAAAAGGAAGATATCATGAACGCTCTCTGCAAGAGGTGCCAGATCAGATCAAACAAAAATATTTCACAAAAGAAGATTCTTCATTTTACACTGTGAAAGATGAGATTCGAAAGCACATTCAATTTAAGAAGCACAACCTTTTAGCAGATCCATATGAAAAACAGCTTGATCTCATCGTCTGCCGAAATGTACTTATTTATTTTACAGAAGAGGCGAAAGAAGAGATTTACTTGAAAATGAGCAACAGTTTAAAGCAAAATGGTGTGTTATTTGTTGGCTCTACAGAACAAATTTTTCACCCGGAAAAGTTTGGACTGACATCTGCTGATACTTTCTTTTATCAAAAGAAGGGTATCTAG
- the ndk gene encoding nucleoside-diphosphate kinase, producing the protein MDKTFLMVKPDGVERQLIGEIVSRFEKKGLQLVGAKLMSIPKEVAETHYGEHKEKPFFGELVDFITSGPVFAMVWQGEQVVDVTRQIIGKTNPKEALPGTIRGDYGLTVGKNIIHGSDSPESAEREINLFFKQEELTNWDQTISSWIY; encoded by the coding sequence ATGGACAAAACATTTCTTATGGTTAAACCTGATGGTGTTGAAAGACAATTAATCGGTGAAATTGTGTCAAGGTTCGAAAAAAAGGGACTTCAGCTTGTTGGTGCAAAACTAATGAGTATTCCGAAAGAAGTAGCAGAAACACATTACGGAGAGCATAAAGAAAAACCATTTTTCGGAGAATTGGTTGACTTTATTACGTCAGGACCTGTATTTGCTATGGTATGGCAAGGTGAACAGGTAGTAGACGTGACAAGGCAGATTATTGGAAAAACAAACCCGAAAGAAGCACTGCCTGGCACAATAAGAGGAGATTATGGGTTAACCGTTGGAAAAAACATTATCCATGGCTCAGACTCACCAGAAAGTGCTGAAAGAGAAATCAACTTATTCTTTAAACAAGAAGAACTCACAAACTGGGATCAAACCATCTCAAGCTGGATTTATTAA
- the hepT gene encoding heptaprenyl diphosphate synthase component II — MKLKAMISFLNHDIDIIEKELEQTVRSDYALLSEAGLHLLQAGGKRIRPVFVLLSGMFGDYDINKIKYVAVALELIHMASLVHDDVIDDAELRRGKPTIKAKWDNRIAMYTGDYLFARSLEYMTKINHPMAHEILSKMVVELCLGEIEQVKDKYNMDQNLRTYLRRIKRKTALLIAGSCQLGAIAAGTDEKTHKALYWFGYYVGMSYQIIDDVLDFTSTEEELGKPVGGDLLQGNVTLPVLYALKDPTLEGQLKLINSETTEKQLKPVIEHLKQTDAIDRSIRVSEMYLKKAFEQLDKLPRGRAKTSLASIAKYIGKRKF; from the coding sequence ATGAAACTAAAAGCAATGATCTCTTTTTTAAATCATGATATCGATATAATTGAAAAAGAGCTTGAACAAACAGTTCGCTCTGATTATGCATTATTAAGTGAAGCAGGTCTTCATTTGCTGCAAGCGGGCGGAAAACGAATCCGCCCCGTTTTTGTTCTCCTTTCAGGCATGTTTGGCGACTATGACATTAATAAAATTAAATATGTTGCTGTTGCCCTGGAATTAATTCATATGGCATCGCTTGTTCATGATGATGTCATTGATGATGCAGAGCTGAGAAGAGGAAAGCCAACGATTAAGGCAAAATGGGACAATAGAATTGCCATGTACACAGGGGATTACTTGTTTGCACGATCGCTTGAGTACATGACAAAGATCAATCACCCAATGGCACATGAAATTTTGTCAAAAATGGTTGTCGAGCTCTGTCTTGGTGAAATAGAGCAAGTAAAAGACAAATACAACATGGATCAAAACCTTCGTACATATTTAAGAAGAATTAAGAGAAAAACAGCCTTGCTCATTGCAGGCAGCTGTCAATTAGGTGCCATTGCAGCAGGGACAGATGAAAAAACACATAAAGCCCTTTACTGGTTTGGATACTATGTTGGCATGTCTTACCAGATCATTGATGATGTCCTTGACTTCACATCAACTGAAGAAGAGCTAGGGAAGCCTGTTGGCGGAGACCTTTTACAAGGGAATGTCACACTTCCAGTCTTATATGCACTAAAGGATCCGACACTAGAAGGACAATTGAAGCTGATTAATAGCGAAACGACCGAAAAGCAGCTGAAGCCTGTAATTGAACATCTCAAACAAACAGATGCGATTGACCGCTCCATTCGAGTGAGTGAAATGTATTTGAAAAAGGCATTTGAACAGCTTGACAAGCTTCCACGTGGACGAGCGAAAACGTCATTAGCCTCCATTGCAAAATATATTGGGAAACGAAAATTCTAA
- a CDS encoding demethylmenaquinone methyltransferase, with product MQQSKEQRVHGVFEKIYKNYDQMNSVISFKQHKKWRDKTMKLMNVQKGAKALDVCCGTADWTIALADAAGEKGEVKGLDFSKNMLSVGETKVKTGGYNQIELIHGNAMELPFEDNTFDYVTIGFGLRNVPDYLTVLKEMTRVVKPGGMVVCLETSQPEMIGFKQGYYVYFKYIMPLFGKLFAKSYQEYSWLQESAKTFPGMKELAALFEEAGLSDVSYHPFTGGVAATHIGKKL from the coding sequence ATGCAGCAATCAAAAGAACAGCGAGTACACGGTGTATTTGAAAAAATTTATAAAAACTATGATCAGATGAACTCTGTCATCAGCTTTAAACAGCATAAAAAATGGCGCGATAAAACAATGAAGCTCATGAATGTTCAAAAAGGAGCCAAAGCATTAGATGTATGCTGCGGGACAGCCGATTGGACCATTGCGCTTGCAGACGCTGCCGGAGAAAAGGGCGAGGTCAAAGGCCTTGATTTTAGTAAAAATATGCTGAGTGTTGGTGAAACGAAGGTGAAGACAGGGGGCTACAATCAAATTGAATTGATCCATGGCAATGCAATGGAGCTTCCTTTTGAGGATAACACATTTGATTATGTGACAATTGGTTTTGGTCTTCGAAATGTCCCTGATTACTTAACGGTGTTAAAGGAAATGACAAGAGTGGTGAAGCCTGGTGGAATGGTTGTCTGCCTTGAGACATCACAGCCTGAGATGATTGGCTTTAAACAAGGCTATTATGTCTATTTCAAATACATCATGCCGCTTTTTGGTAAGCTGTTTGCCAAAAGCTATCAGGAGTATTCATGGCTTCAAGAATCAGCCAAAACGTTCCCTGGCATGAAAGAGCTGGCGGCTCTTTTCGAAGAGGCCGGTTTGTCTGATGTCTCGTATCATCCATTTACAGGCGGTGTAGCAGCAACACATATCGGAAAGAAGCTTTGA
- a CDS encoding heptaprenyl diphosphate synthase component 1 codes for MQDIYGILSNLNIKLNKKLSHPYLAKHLRAPLIDEDKLLLFHAMFDEAQIDAEKKENYILTAMLVQIALDTHDEVTTAAAIKQDEFKNRQLTILAGDYFSGLYYSLLSDMKDIYMIRTLATAIKEINEHKIRLYDRSIQDAAHFYKSVATVESALFQRISEHFQLTHWNEIASRFLVYKRFMKQAEDDKHLKLFLNDSYTDAYTCFDNFENEGYEQAKLPIKKYLDSSPVVQKELLNRLDHMKNEPAYHQKVEEG; via the coding sequence TTGCAAGACATCTACGGAATTTTATCTAATCTAAATATAAAATTAAATAAAAAGCTTTCTCATCCTTATTTGGCAAAGCATTTGCGTGCGCCACTCATCGATGAAGATAAGCTCCTTCTTTTTCATGCTATGTTTGATGAAGCTCAAATTGATGCAGAGAAAAAAGAAAATTATATTCTAACGGCGATGCTTGTGCAAATTGCCCTTGATACCCATGACGAAGTCACAACTGCTGCAGCCATCAAACAAGACGAATTCAAAAATCGTCAGCTGACCATCCTAGCAGGAGACTATTTCAGCGGTCTCTATTATTCTCTTCTCTCTGACATGAAAGACATTTACATGATCCGCACGCTCGCTACGGCAATTAAAGAGATTAATGAACATAAAATTAGACTGTATGATCGATCCATTCAAGATGCAGCGCACTTTTACAAAAGTGTAGCTACAGTGGAGTCTGCGCTATTCCAAAGGATTTCTGAGCATTTTCAATTAACGCATTGGAATGAGATTGCAAGTCGTTTCCTTGTTTATAAGCGTTTTATGAAACAAGCAGAAGATGACAAACATTTAAAACTTTTTTTGAACGATAGCTATACGGACGCCTATACATGTTTTGACAACTTTGAGAATGAAGGCTATGAGCAAGCCAAACTGCCGATCAAGAAGTATCTTGATTCATCTCCGGTCGTTCAAAAAGAGCTATTAAATCGCTTGGATCATATGAAAAATGAGCCTGCGTACCATCAGAAAGTGGAAGAAGGGTAA
- the mtrB gene encoding trp RNA-binding attenuation protein MtrB — MSEKKASDFVVIKAIDNGVNVIGLTRGSDTRFHHSEKLDKGEVIIAQFTEHTSAIKVRGDAVIQTSFGEIQSEAKK; from the coding sequence TTGAGTGAAAAAAAAGCATCTGATTTTGTGGTCATTAAAGCCATTGATAATGGTGTAAACGTAATCGGCTTAACTAGAGGCTCTGATACAAGATTTCACCATTCCGAAAAGCTCGATAAAGGTGAAGTCATTATCGCACAATTTACTGAGCATACGTCAGCCATCAAAGTAAGAGGCGATGCTGTCATTCAAACAAGCTTCGGTGAAATTCAAAGCGAAGCAAAGAAATAG
- the folE gene encoding GTP cyclohydrolase I FolE, producing MSEINKELIEHAVRDILKAIGEDPDREGLLDTPKRVAKMYEEVFSGLNEDPKEHFKTIFGEDHEELVLVKDIAFHSMCEHHLVPFYGKAHVAYIPRGGKVTGLSKLARAVEAVAKRPQLQERITSTIADSMVETLNPHGVMIVVEAEHMCMTMRGVKKPGAKTVTSAVRGTFAKDAAARAEVLSFIKND from the coding sequence ATGAGTGAAATAAATAAAGAACTAATCGAACACGCTGTACGCGATATATTAAAAGCAATCGGAGAAGATCCGGATCGTGAAGGACTTCTTGATACCCCAAAACGAGTAGCAAAAATGTATGAAGAAGTGTTTTCGGGATTAAATGAAGATCCAAAAGAACATTTTAAAACCATTTTTGGTGAAGATCATGAAGAACTCGTTCTTGTAAAAGATATTGCTTTCCATTCAATGTGTGAACACCACCTTGTACCTTTCTATGGAAAAGCCCATGTCGCTTATATTCCGCGCGGCGGGAAAGTAACGGGACTTAGCAAGCTTGCAAGAGCAGTAGAGGCCGTTGCAAAGCGCCCGCAGCTTCAGGAACGCATTACATCAACCATTGCAGATAGTATGGTGGAAACACTAAATCCGCATGGTGTGATGATTGTCGTTGAAGCTGAGCATATGTGCATGACGATGCGCGGAGTGAAAAAGCCTGGTGCCAAAACGGTCACATCAGCAGTGCGCGGCACATTTGCAAAGGATGCGGCAGCAAGAGCAGAAGTGCTTTCCTTTATTAAAAACGACTAA
- the hbs gene encoding non-specific DNA-binding protein Hbs has product MNKTELINAVAEASELSKKDATKAVDSVFDTILDALKNGDKIQLIGFGNFEVRERSARKGRNPQTGAEIEIPASKVPAFKPGKALKDAVAGK; this is encoded by the coding sequence ATGAACAAGACAGAACTTATTAACGCGGTTGCTGAAGCAAGCGAGTTATCTAAAAAAGACGCGACAAAAGCAGTTGACTCTGTTTTTGATACAATTTTAGATGCACTTAAAAATGGTGACAAAATCCAACTTATCGGTTTTGGTAACTTTGAAGTACGTGAGCGTTCAGCTCGTAAAGGACGTAACCCACAAACTGGTGCAGAGATCGAAATCCCTGCAAGCAAAGTACCTGCTTTCAAACCAGGTAAAGCACTTAAAGATGCGGTGGCAGGTAAATAA
- the spoIVA gene encoding stage IV sporulation protein A, translating to MEKVDIFKDIAERTGGDIYLGVVGAVRTGKSTFIKKFMELVVLPNINNEADRARAQDELPQSAAGKTIMTTEPKFVPNQAASIHVSDGLDVNIRLVDCVGYTVPGARGYEDENGPRMINTPWYEEPIPFHEAAEIGTRKVIQEHSTIGVVITTDGSIGEIPRHDYIESEERVIDELKEVGKPFIMVINSVRPYHPETEALRQELSQKYDIPVLAMSVESMREQDVLSVLREALYEFPVLEVNVNLPSWVMVLKEDHWLRESYQDSVKETVKDIKRLRDVDRVVGQFSEFDFIERAGLAGIEMGQGIAEIDLYAPDDLYDHILKEVVGVEIRGKDHLLELMQDFAHAKTEYDQVSDALKMVKQTGYGIAAPALSDMSLDEPEIIRQGSRFGVRLKAVAPSIHMIKVDVESEFAPIIGTEKQSEELVRYLMQDFEDDPLSIWNSDIFGRSLSSLVREGIQAKLSLMPENARYKLKETLERIINEGSGGLIAIIL from the coding sequence TTGGAAAAAGTCGATATTTTCAAGGATATCGCTGAACGAACAGGAGGCGATATATATTTAGGAGTCGTTGGAGCTGTTCGTACAGGGAAATCTACGTTTATTAAAAAGTTTATGGAGCTCGTGGTGCTCCCGAATATCAATAATGAGGCAGACCGTGCAAGAGCACAGGATGAATTGCCGCAAAGCGCAGCAGGAAAAACCATTATGACCACAGAGCCAAAATTTGTGCCAAATCAAGCGGCATCTATTCACGTGAGTGACGGTCTTGATGTCAACATCAGGCTTGTCGATTGTGTAGGATACACAGTCCCTGGTGCACGCGGGTATGAAGATGAAAATGGACCGAGAATGATCAACACACCGTGGTATGAGGAACCAATCCCATTTCATGAAGCAGCAGAGATTGGTACACGCAAGGTCATTCAAGAGCATTCAACCATCGGTGTTGTGATTACAACAGACGGATCAATTGGCGAAATCCCAAGACATGACTATATTGAATCTGAAGAACGTGTGATTGATGAACTCAAAGAAGTTGGAAAGCCATTTATTATGGTGATCAACTCCGTGAGACCATATCATCCTGAAACAGAAGCACTGCGGCAGGAACTCAGCCAAAAATATGATATTCCAGTACTTGCCATGAGTGTGGAAAGTATGAGAGAGCAAGACGTACTCAGTGTTCTTCGTGAAGCATTGTATGAATTCCCAGTGCTTGAGGTGAATGTGAACCTGCCAAGCTGGGTCATGGTGCTAAAAGAAGACCATTGGCTAAGAGAGAGTTATCAGGATTCAGTGAAGGAAACCGTAAAGGATATTAAAAGATTAAGAGATGTCGACCGCGTCGTAGGTCAATTCAGTGAATTTGACTTTATTGAAAGAGCGGGCTTAGCGGGTATTGAAATGGGTCAGGGAATCGCAGAAATTGACCTGTATGCGCCAGATGATCTATATGATCATATCCTAAAAGAAGTGGTTGGTGTGGAAATTAGGGGCAAAGACCACCTTCTAGAGCTCATGCAAGATTTTGCGCATGCAAAGACAGAATATGATCAAGTGTCAGACGCATTAAAAATGGTGAAGCAAACTGGCTATGGGATTGCAGCGCCAGCTTTATCAGATATGAGTTTAGATGAGCCTGAAATCATTAGGCAAGGATCAAGATTCGGCGTGAGATTAAAAGCAGTTGCTCCATCTATTCATATGATTAAGGTGGATGTAGAGAGCGAATTTGCACCGATTATCGGAACAGAAAAACAAAGTGAAGAGCTTGTCCGCTACTTAATGCAAGACTTTGAAGATGATCCGCTTTCGATTTGGAATTCAGATATATTTGGACGCTCACTCAGCTCCCTTGTCAGAGAAGGCATTCAAGCAAAGCTGTCTCTGATGCCAGAAAATGCAAGATATAAGCTGAAGGAAACGCTTGAAAGAATCATCAACGAAGGATCAGGCGGTCTGATCGCGATTATTCTATAA
- a CDS encoding DUF2768 domain-containing protein, with the protein MSFALIKMWFALGSMGLMFLAVVTIYFSRFKLKSRFLKITASTVAYSLMLISGIIVFLVVFSGPVNE; encoded by the coding sequence ATGAGTTTTGCTTTAATCAAGATGTGGTTTGCGCTTGGTTCAATGGGGCTCATGTTTTTAGCCGTAGTAACCATCTATTTCAGCAGGTTTAAGCTGAAAAGCCGATTTCTGAAAATAACAGCCTCGACCGTCGCATACAGCTTGATGCTCATATCAGGGATCATTGTCTTTTTAGTTGTATTTAGCGGGCCGGTCAATGAATAA
- a CDS encoding NAD(P)H-dependent glycerol-3-phosphate dehydrogenase, which yields MKKISVLGAGSWGTALALVLADNHHDVHMWGHRQELIDQINEKHENLDYLPNVALPASIKATTDMKQALEGTDAIIVAVPTKAIREVLKQANELISAKVPFVHVSKGIEPDTLLRISQMIEQEVPAAQREAVVVLSGPSHAEEVGLRHPTTVTVSSENIEAAQFVQDLFMNNNFRVYTNPDVIGVEIGGALKNIIALAAGITDGLGYGDNAKAALITRGLAEIARLGTKMGGNPLTFAGLTGVGDLIVTCTSVHSRNWRCGNLLGKGYKLEEVLEKMGMVVEGVRTTKGAYQLSKEYKVSMPITEALYHVLFEGKKVDDAVESLMARVKTHEMEDLVNMFENQTK from the coding sequence ATGAAGAAAATTTCAGTACTTGGAGCAGGCAGCTGGGGAACAGCTCTTGCGCTTGTATTAGCTGATAATCATCATGATGTACACATGTGGGGACATAGACAAGAGTTGATTGATCAAATCAATGAGAAACATGAAAACCTTGATTACTTGCCAAATGTCGCACTGCCAGCGTCTATTAAGGCGACAACAGATATGAAGCAGGCTTTAGAGGGGACAGATGCGATTATTGTCGCTGTGCCAACAAAGGCCATTCGTGAAGTATTGAAGCAGGCAAATGAGCTGATCTCAGCGAAAGTGCCATTTGTTCATGTCAGTAAGGGAATTGAACCAGATACGCTTCTCAGAATTTCTCAAATGATTGAACAGGAAGTCCCAGCAGCGCAAAGAGAAGCTGTGGTTGTTCTATCAGGACCGAGTCATGCAGAAGAAGTAGGCTTGCGTCATCCGACAACAGTCACTGTCTCATCAGAAAATATTGAAGCGGCTCAATTTGTTCAAGATTTGTTCATGAACAACAACTTTAGAGTGTACACAAATCCTGATGTGATTGGTGTAGAAATTGGCGGAGCACTGAAAAATATCATTGCCCTTGCGGCAGGGATCACTGACGGACTTGGATATGGTGACAATGCGAAAGCGGCACTCATCACAAGAGGACTGGCTGAAATCGCACGTCTTGGTACAAAAATGGGAGGGAATCCTCTTACATTTGCCGGTTTAACAGGCGTTGGAGATTTGATCGTCACATGTACAAGTGTTCATTCGCGTAACTGGCGCTGCGGGAATTTACTCGGTAAAGGCTATAAGCTTGAAGAAGTACTTGAAAAAATGGGGATGGTTGTCGAAGGCGTCCGCACAACAAAAGGCGCATACCAGCTCTCCAAAGAATACAAGGTCAGCATGCCCATTACAGAAGCGCTTTACCATGTCCTGTTTGAAGGGAAAAAGGTAGACGATGCTGTAGAATCACTGATGGCACGTGTGAAAACACATGAGATGGAAGACCTTGTGAACATGTTCGAAAACCAAACAAAATAA